In a genomic window of Chthonomonadales bacterium:
- a CDS encoding isocitrate/isopropylmalate dehydrogenase family protein encodes MAHQVTLVPGDGTGPELVAAARRVLEATGVAFDWDVQDAGIDVMDKHGTPLPPAVLESIRRTRVALKGPITTPIGTGFRSVNVALRKELDLYACLRPCKWYPGVRSRYRDIDLVVVRENTEDLYAGVEYGEGSPEALQLIEMAGGRIRPDAAISIKPISATATRQIAHFAFEYAARQGRRKVTAVAKANIMKFTDGLFYRAAAEVARGFPETEYEQVLVDNMCMQLVQKPELYDVLLLPNLYGDIISDLCAGLVGGLGVAPGANIGSSAAVFEPTHGSAPKYRGQNKVNPTALILSGMLMLRHLGEGEAADRLERAVAAVILAGEQVTYDMKSDRNDPTAVGTSQMADAVVRALEGET; translated from the coding sequence TTGGCCCACCAGGTGACGCTGGTCCCGGGCGACGGAACCGGCCCGGAGCTTGTGGCGGCCGCCAGACGCGTGCTGGAGGCGACCGGCGTGGCGTTCGATTGGGACGTTCAGGATGCCGGAATCGACGTGATGGACAAACACGGCACGCCGCTGCCGCCGGCGGTGCTGGAGAGCATTCGGCGCACGCGCGTGGCGCTCAAGGGACCTATCACCACCCCGATCGGCACCGGCTTCCGCTCGGTGAACGTCGCCCTGCGCAAGGAGCTAGACCTGTACGCCTGCCTGCGACCTTGCAAGTGGTACCCCGGAGTCCGAAGCCGTTACCGCGACATCGACCTCGTCGTGGTGCGCGAGAACACCGAGGACCTCTACGCGGGCGTCGAGTACGGCGAAGGCAGCCCGGAGGCGTTGCAGTTGATCGAGATGGCTGGCGGCCGCATCCGACCGGACGCCGCGATCTCCATTAAGCCTATCTCGGCGACGGCAACGCGCCAGATCGCGCACTTCGCCTTCGAGTATGCCGCGCGCCAGGGGCGACGTAAGGTGACCGCGGTGGCGAAGGCCAACATCATGAAGTTCACCGATGGCCTGTTCTACCGTGCCGCGGCCGAGGTCGCCAGGGGGTTCCCGGAGACCGAGTACGAGCAGGTGCTCGTCGACAACATGTGCATGCAACTCGTGCAGAAGCCCGAGCTCTACGACGTGCTCCTACTTCCAAACCTCTACGGCGACATTATCTCTGACCTGTGCGCCGGACTGGTCGGCGGCCTGGGCGTGGCGCCTGGGGCCAACATCGGCTCGAGCGCGGCCGTGTTCGAGCCCACGCACGGTTCCGCGCCGAAGTACCGCGGCCAGAACAAGGTGAACCCGACGGCGCTGATCCTCTCCGGTATGCTGATGCTGCGGCACCTCGGCGAGGGGGAGGCCGCCGACCGGCTTGAGCGCGCGGTCGCCGCCGTGATCCTCGCTGGCGAGCAGGTGACCTACGACATGAAATCCGACCGGAACGACCCGACGGCCGTGGGCACCTCGCAGATGGCGGACGCCGTCGTGCGCGCGCTAGAGGGCGAGACCTGA
- the pdxS gene encoding pyridoxal 5'-phosphate synthase lyase subunit PdxS, which translates to MSDFETTRSTWRTKVGLAEMLKGGVIMDVVTPEHAVIAEEAGAVAVMALERVPADIRANGGVARMSDPGMIKEIMRSVTIPVMAKARIGHFVEAQILEALGVDFVDESEVLTPADEQFHIDKHAFKVPFVCGCRDLGEALRRIGEGAAMIRTKGEAGTGNVVEAVRHMRAVMGGMRRLQGLASEELMAAAKELQAPYDLVLEVHQTGRLPVPNFSAGGVATPADAALMRQLGAEAIFVGSGIFKSSDPKARATAIVTACTYYDRPEMLAEVSSGLGEAMFSLDVRQLGEKELMATRGW; encoded by the coding sequence ATGAGCGACTTCGAGACAACGAGATCGACCTGGCGGACCAAGGTCGGGCTGGCCGAGATGCTGAAGGGCGGCGTCATCATGGACGTGGTGACGCCGGAGCATGCTGTCATCGCCGAGGAGGCCGGCGCGGTCGCCGTGATGGCGCTTGAGCGTGTGCCGGCGGACATCCGCGCCAACGGCGGCGTGGCGCGCATGTCGGACCCCGGCATGATCAAGGAGATCATGCGGTCGGTGACCATCCCCGTGATGGCCAAGGCCCGCATCGGCCACTTCGTGGAGGCGCAGATACTGGAAGCTCTCGGGGTCGACTTTGTCGACGAGAGCGAGGTGCTGACGCCCGCGGACGAGCAGTTCCACATCGACAAACACGCGTTCAAGGTACCGTTCGTCTGCGGCTGCCGCGACCTGGGGGAGGCGCTGCGGCGCATCGGCGAGGGCGCCGCGATGATCCGCACGAAGGGCGAGGCCGGCACGGGCAACGTGGTGGAAGCGGTCCGGCACATGCGCGCCGTGATGGGCGGTATGCGGCGGCTTCAGGGCCTCGCGAGCGAGGAGCTAATGGCGGCGGCGAAGGAGTTGCAGGCCCCGTACGACCTCGTCCTGGAGGTTCACCAGACCGGACGCTTGCCCGTGCCCAACTTCTCCGCCGGCGGCGTGGCCACCCCGGCCGACGCCGCGCTGATGCGGCAACTCGGCGCGGAGGCCATCTTCGTCGGCTCCGGGATCTTTAAGTCATCGGATCCGAAGGCCCGAGCGACCGCGATCGTGACCGCGTGCACCTACTACGACCGCCCGGAGATGCTCGCCGAGGTTTCGAGCGGCCTGGGGGAGGCGATGTTCTCCCTCGATGTCCGGCAGCTCGGCGAGAAGGAGTTGATGGCGACGCGGGGCTGGTAG
- a CDS encoding tetratricopeptide repeat protein produces the protein MRATRLAATLLALTALGPATRAADDVATRFNRAIELYRSGKLDDARGAFEEAARAAPGDALIQNWLGFLYLRQEKYTEAVEPLERAVKLRPNYAEAYTNLGNAYLNSRRVDDAIAAFKKVIALDARAANAHYNLGNVYSKTNRYAEAVTEFRKAAELKPDDAFIQNNLGYALQVSGNSKAAATAYARAAQLMPRNPVFWLNLGLAHADARDTKQAVIALARAVALDPESLGARVAYGEALIAARQDEKAIPQFQKALELQPTSFGANYNLGLLYGRAGDSARAVAALRKALEAAPDRPEGLSALGLALFRAGDAEEAARVFGRLTVVAPDDVAGWMNLGTLASRRGDADGAIAAWKTALKHAPERADIRRWLAGLFLARDDLESASREYTRSLRDAPNNAECLNGLGLIADRRGDVDAAIKLYLRAIKANPRYEYAHNNLGVAYEKKGEVNLAIASYRRALAIRPTYADARQNLQRFKNR, from the coding sequence ATGCGCGCCACTCGCCTCGCTGCGACGTTGCTCGCGCTGACGGCGCTGGGCCCGGCAACCCGCGCGGCGGACGACGTCGCCACCCGGTTCAACCGGGCCATCGAGTTGTACCGGTCGGGGAAACTCGACGACGCCCGGGGCGCGTTCGAGGAGGCCGCTCGCGCCGCGCCGGGAGACGCGCTGATCCAGAACTGGCTCGGGTTCCTCTACCTGCGCCAGGAGAAGTATACGGAGGCCGTTGAGCCGCTCGAGAGAGCCGTGAAGCTCCGGCCCAACTACGCCGAAGCGTACACGAACCTGGGCAACGCCTACCTGAACAGCCGCCGTGTCGATGACGCGATCGCTGCGTTCAAGAAGGTGATCGCCCTGGACGCCAGAGCGGCCAACGCTCACTACAACCTGGGCAACGTTTACAGCAAGACCAATCGGTACGCCGAGGCGGTCACCGAGTTCCGCAAGGCCGCGGAGCTCAAGCCCGACGACGCCTTCATTCAGAACAACCTGGGCTATGCCCTCCAAGTGAGCGGCAACTCCAAAGCCGCGGCGACGGCCTACGCTCGGGCCGCCCAGCTCATGCCGCGCAACCCGGTGTTCTGGCTGAACCTGGGCCTCGCTCACGCGGACGCGCGCGACACGAAGCAGGCGGTGATCGCGCTGGCACGGGCCGTCGCGCTAGACCCGGAGAGCCTTGGCGCGCGCGTGGCCTACGGCGAGGCCTTGATCGCGGCCAGGCAGGACGAGAAGGCGATTCCGCAGTTTCAGAAGGCACTCGAGCTCCAACCCACCAGCTTCGGCGCCAACTACAACCTGGGCCTCCTCTACGGCCGCGCAGGGGACTCCGCCCGAGCGGTGGCCGCCCTGCGTAAGGCCCTCGAGGCGGCGCCGGACCGCCCCGAGGGCCTGTCGGCGCTCGGGCTGGCCCTCTTTCGCGCCGGGGATGCCGAGGAGGCCGCGCGCGTGTTCGGCCGGCTGACGGTGGTCGCTCCGGACGACGTGGCCGGGTGGATGAACCTGGGCACGCTCGCCTCGCGGCGCGGCGACGCGGACGGGGCCATTGCGGCGTGGAAGACGGCCCTCAAGCACGCGCCAGAGCGAGCCGACATCCGGCGCTGGCTCGCCGGGCTCTTCCTCGCCAGGGATGACCTGGAGTCCGCCTCGCGCGAGTACACACGCTCCCTGCGCGACGCGCCAAACAACGCGGAGTGCCTCAACGGCCTGGGACTGATCGCCGATCGGCGCGGCGACGTGGACGCGGCCATCAAGCTCTATCTGCGCGCCATCAAGGCGAACCCGCGCTACGAGTACGCCCACAACAACCTGGGGGTTGCCTACGAGAAGAAGGGCGAGGTCAACCTGGCGATCGCCAGCTACCGCCGGGCGCTGGCGATCCGGCCGACCTACGCCGACGCCAGGCAGAACCTCCAGCGGTTCAAGAACCGCTGA
- a CDS encoding AAA family ATPase has product MRPWRASSTDRRLSAARRQAPAGGWHVGTHADVELETLIRARYPIVYVVSWEEKRVEDALRAIARERGKKLHVWTITQGFATSASQRDNATRDPLAALDHVVRSPDQAIFLLKDFHAFIGDFNVTRRLRDLTLALKNSFKNLIILSPLLKLPAELEKEVTVLDYGLPTFDELARLFDDIVRSVRDAPGLEVDLPPERREQVLKAAQGLTAMEAENVFAKSLVEKRTFDVDVVLSEKEQIIRKSGILEYYAASEAFSGVGGLNLLKDWMEKRTASFTDKAREFGLPEPKGILLIGVQGCGKSLSAKAIGALWKLPLLRLDIGKVFAGLVGASEENMRKAIRVAESVAPCVLWLDEIEKGLSGMQSSGSSDGGTTARVFSTFLTWLQEKTVPVFVVSTANQVEALPPELLRKGRFDEIFFIDLPARSEREEILRIHLRKRRRDPEAFDIAGLAGATPGFSGAEIEQLVVEALYDAFDADRDLNSEDILRATRTTVPLSMTMREKIAYLREWASTRARMASDARVETFEEQATVFLAARAQAEPPAETQGEEPRGEARAEPRAEAHAQAASRRGRRGRAAQVGPTRADAG; this is encoded by the coding sequence ATGCGGCCCTGGAGAGCATCTTCTACTGACCGCCGCCTATCGGCGGCGCGCCGGCAAGCGCCGGCCGGAGGTTGGCACGTGGGCACCCACGCCGACGTCGAGCTCGAGACCCTCATACGTGCCCGCTACCCCATCGTATACGTCGTGTCGTGGGAGGAGAAGCGGGTGGAGGACGCCCTGCGCGCCATCGCCCGCGAGCGCGGCAAGAAGCTCCATGTGTGGACCATCACGCAGGGCTTCGCCACATCCGCGAGCCAGCGGGACAACGCCACGCGCGACCCGCTCGCCGCGCTGGACCACGTCGTCCGATCGCCCGACCAGGCCATCTTCCTGTTGAAGGACTTCCACGCCTTCATCGGCGACTTCAACGTCACCCGCCGCCTGCGCGACCTGACCCTCGCGCTCAAGAACAGCTTCAAGAACCTGATCATCCTCTCGCCTCTGCTGAAGCTGCCGGCTGAGCTCGAGAAGGAGGTAACGGTCCTCGACTACGGCCTGCCCACGTTCGACGAGTTGGCGCGCCTGTTCGACGACATCGTCCGCTCCGTGCGCGACGCTCCGGGGCTTGAGGTCGACCTGCCCCCAGAACGGCGCGAGCAGGTGCTCAAGGCGGCGCAGGGTCTCACCGCGATGGAGGCGGAGAACGTCTTCGCCAAATCGCTCGTGGAGAAGCGCACATTCGACGTCGACGTGGTCCTGAGCGAGAAGGAACAGATCATCCGCAAGTCGGGCATCCTCGAGTACTACGCGGCATCGGAGGCCTTCAGCGGCGTCGGCGGACTGAACCTGCTCAAGGACTGGATGGAGAAGCGCACGGCCTCGTTCACCGACAAGGCGCGCGAGTTCGGGCTCCCGGAGCCCAAGGGCATCCTCCTGATCGGCGTGCAGGGCTGCGGCAAGAGCCTTTCCGCAAAGGCGATCGGCGCGCTCTGGAAGCTGCCGCTCCTGCGCCTGGACATCGGCAAGGTGTTCGCGGGCCTGGTGGGCGCGTCCGAGGAGAACATGCGCAAGGCGATCCGCGTCGCCGAGTCGGTGGCCCCGTGTGTCCTCTGGCTCGACGAGATCGAGAAGGGCCTCTCCGGCATGCAGAGCTCTGGCTCATCGGACGGAGGCACGACAGCACGCGTGTTCAGCACGTTCCTTACCTGGCTCCAGGAGAAGACCGTGCCGGTGTTCGTGGTCTCAACCGCCAACCAGGTGGAGGCGCTGCCGCCGGAGCTACTTCGCAAAGGCCGGTTCGACGAGATCTTCTTCATCGACCTGCCGGCGCGGTCGGAGCGCGAGGAGATCTTACGCATTCATTTGCGCAAACGGCGCCGCGATCCCGAGGCGTTCGACATCGCGGGGCTTGCCGGCGCCACGCCCGGCTTCTCCGGCGCCGAGATCGAGCAACTCGTGGTCGAGGCACTCTACGACGCCTTTGACGCGGACCGCGACCTGAACAGCGAGGACATACTCCGCGCGACGCGGACAACCGTACCGCTCTCGATGACGATGCGCGAGAAGATCGCCTACCTGCGCGAATGGGCGTCGACGCGGGCCCGAATGGCCTCCGACGCCCGCGTCGAGACGTTCGAGGAGCAGGCGACTGTGTTCCTCGCCGCTCGCGCCCAGGCCGAGCCCCCGGCCGAGACGCAGGGAGAGGAGCCGCGGGGCGAGGCGCGGGCCGAACCGCGTGCCGAGGCGCACGCCCAGGCGGCCTCGCGCCGCGGGCGCCGCGGGCGCGCCGCGCAGGTAGGTCCGACGCGGGCGGATGCGGGCTAG
- a CDS encoding phosphonate ABC transporter ATP-binding protein: MTATPAGSAGPAEAVAGQNVAAAVLLTGVWHDYVPGKPALRDIQLEVRTGERVGLIGPSGAGKSTLLRIVNGLVSATGGEVRTLGEAVGELGETGRMRLRRRVGMVFQDFALVERLPVLTNVLIGRLGYTATVASLLGRFARADVESSRGALAEVGLAGLDERPVRSLSGGQKQRVAIARALVQQAPLILADEPTANLDVRTADEVLGLLVRLAQERAATLLLSLHDVRAARRYCTRIVALRDGRIAWDGPPGAFDDAALESIFY; this comes from the coding sequence GTGACCGCCACTCCAGCGGGATCGGCGGGCCCGGCAGAGGCAGTCGCCGGCCAGAACGTCGCCGCGGCCGTGCTCCTAACCGGCGTCTGGCATGACTATGTCCCGGGCAAGCCGGCGCTGCGCGACATCCAACTGGAGGTGCGAACGGGCGAGCGGGTCGGCCTGATCGGCCCGTCCGGCGCGGGCAAGAGCACGCTGCTGCGCATCGTGAACGGCCTTGTGTCGGCCACCGGCGGCGAGGTGCGCACGCTGGGCGAAGCGGTCGGCGAGCTTGGCGAGACGGGCCGTATGCGGCTGCGCCGGCGCGTGGGCATGGTCTTCCAGGATTTCGCCCTCGTGGAGCGCCTTCCGGTGTTGACGAACGTGCTGATCGGGCGGCTGGGCTACACGGCCACCGTCGCGAGCTTGCTCGGGCGCTTCGCGCGTGCCGACGTGGAATCGTCCCGCGGGGCCCTCGCCGAGGTCGGACTGGCCGGCCTGGACGAGCGCCCCGTGCGCAGCCTGTCCGGCGGGCAGAAGCAGCGCGTCGCGATCGCCCGGGCGCTCGTCCAGCAGGCGCCGCTCATCCTGGCGGACGAGCCGACCGCGAACCTGGACGTGCGGACCGCCGACGAGGTGCTGGGGCTGCTCGTGCGCCTGGCGCAGGAGCGCGCCGCAACGTTGCTGCTGAGCCTCCACGACGTGCGCGCGGCGCGCCGCTACTGCACGCGCATCGTGGCGCTGCGCGACGGGCGTATTGCCTGGGACGGGCCGCCCGGCGCGTTCGACGATGCGGCCCTGGAGAGCATCTTCTACTGA
- a CDS encoding phosphate/phosphite/phosphonate ABC transporter substrate-binding protein encodes MHVARWLTLLAAGGLLAGCAPRARAPLAAAPEERPLGETLTLTIVPYEAADRLSEEYQPMANYLARRAGCARGKFVPVVDYAGVLAALQSGQVDVAYLSSFPYALATERMKLRLLAMPWVMGSLMYRGIIFVRADSPIRTLGDLKGRTMAFGDPSSTSGYLLPRALLEKKGILKQLKGWRNAGNANVVVKAVENGAADAGAAYDSVFLVVYRGDPSKARQMRVIAKTEEIPNGIYVARGDMPETDAAKLRQAFLDMDTDPEGRAAMRKAPNDRIVAADDKLFDPVRETAEILHLDLRALDDKAP; translated from the coding sequence GTGCACGTGGCGAGGTGGCTCACGCTCCTGGCGGCAGGAGGGCTGCTGGCTGGCTGCGCGCCGCGCGCCCGCGCGCCGCTCGCCGCCGCCCCCGAGGAGCGGCCGCTCGGCGAGACGCTCACGCTCACCATCGTCCCCTATGAGGCCGCCGACCGCCTGAGCGAGGAGTACCAGCCGATGGCCAACTACCTCGCCCGCAGGGCCGGTTGTGCGCGGGGCAAGTTCGTGCCCGTGGTCGACTACGCCGGCGTCCTTGCCGCGCTGCAGTCGGGGCAAGTGGACGTCGCCTATCTGTCGTCGTTCCCCTACGCGCTGGCCACCGAGCGGATGAAGCTGCGCCTGCTCGCCATGCCCTGGGTGATGGGCAGCCTGATGTACCGCGGGATCATCTTCGTGCGCGCCGACAGCCCAATCCGAACGCTGGGAGACCTGAAGGGCCGCACGATGGCCTTCGGCGACCCGTCGTCGACGAGCGGGTACCTGCTGCCCCGAGCGCTTCTGGAGAAGAAGGGGATACTAAAGCAGCTCAAGGGCTGGCGCAACGCCGGCAACGCCAACGTGGTCGTGAAGGCCGTTGAGAATGGGGCGGCCGACGCTGGGGCAGCCTACGACAGCGTCTTCCTGGTGGTCTATCGCGGCGACCCCTCGAAGGCGAGGCAGATGCGGGTCATCGCGAAGACCGAGGAGATCCCAAACGGAATCTACGTGGCCCGCGGCGACATGCCGGAGACAGACGCTGCGAAGCTGCGCCAGGCGTTCCTCGACATGGACACCGACCCCGAGGGCCGCGCGGCCATGCGGAAGGCGCCAAACGACCGGATCGTCGCCGCGGACGACAAGCTGTTTGACCCGGTGCGCGAGACTGCCGAGATCCTGCACCTTGACCTGCGCGCGCTCGACGACAAGGCGCCGTGA